Proteins encoded together in one uncultured Desulfosarcina sp. window:
- a CDS encoding linear amide C-N hydrolase — protein sequence MRNNIMSRSSAYLILFFIFIGALFFVNQAVACSRVVYNGPNGTIITGRNMDWKTKIPANLWLFPRGIERSGNAGSSSIKWKSKYGSVVVSSWDFAVSDGMNEKGLVGNLLWLAESKYPEFKKDGEQPGLAISLWLQYVLDTFVTVDEAVTALSKEDFVVTTFNIPGTQRMATLHLSLSDKKGDSAILEYIDGKLVVHHDTSYVVMTNSPIYEEQLSINAYWKDIPGTIMLPGTNRAADRFVRGSYYINSVPKTDKVEVAVPIVFSVIRNMSVPFGISTPDQPNISSTRWRTVADQKNLVFYFEDILNPSVVWLDLKKLDFSAKAKVKKLILEDHSYNYARESSKFLKETKPFEFAGIE from the coding sequence ATGCGAAATAATATTATGAGTAGAAGTTCGGCATATTTAATCTTATTTTTTATTTTTATAGGCGCACTTTTTTTTGTTAATCAGGCCGTTGCTTGTTCCAGAGTTGTTTATAACGGCCCGAACGGAACCATAATCACAGGCCGAAATATGGATTGGAAAACAAAAATTCCGGCAAATCTTTGGCTTTTCCCAAGAGGAATCGAGCGAAGCGGAAATGCAGGCAGTTCTTCAATTAAATGGAAATCCAAATACGGTAGTGTCGTTGTAAGTTCATGGGATTTTGCAGTTTCCGATGGCATGAATGAAAAAGGGCTTGTTGGTAATTTGCTATGGCTTGCTGAATCAAAATATCCGGAATTTAAAAAAGACGGCGAGCAACCTGGTTTAGCCATTTCATTGTGGTTGCAGTATGTTTTAGACACGTTTGTCACGGTAGACGAGGCAGTTACGGCATTGAGCAAAGAAGATTTTGTTGTAACTACGTTTAATATTCCGGGTACCCAAAGGATGGCAACACTTCATTTATCTCTTTCAGACAAAAAGGGCGACAGTGCCATTTTGGAATACATTGATGGAAAACTGGTTGTTCACCACGACACATCGTATGTAGTAATGACAAACTCTCCAATTTACGAAGAACAACTATCCATTAACGCGTACTGGAAAGATATTCCGGGTACAATAATGCTTCCGGGTACAAACCGTGCGGCTGACAGATTTGTAAGAGGTTCATATTACATCAATTCAGTTCCAAAAACCGATAAGGTAGAAGTAGCTGTTCCTATTGTATTCAGTGTTATACGAAATATGTCGGTTCCGTTTGGAATTTCTACACCCGACCAGCCAAACATTTCATCGACCCGATGGAGAACAGTTGCCGACCAAAAAAATCTGGTTTTTTATTTTGAAGATATTCTTAATCCAAGTGTCGTATGGTTGGATTTAAAAAAATTGGATTTCAGTGCAAAAGCAAAAGTCAAAAAACTGATTTTAGAAGATCACAGTTATAATTATGCAAGAGAATCTTCAAAATTTCTGAAAGAAACTAAACCATTTGAATTTGCAGGTATTGAATAA
- a CDS encoding glycoside hydrolase family 3 protein, which produces MDSISTATIAGQRLMVGFDGTFFNDDLKLLIGTLGVGGLILFSRNLEEPDQIRQLCQDCQSYARQCGLPPLFIAIDQEGGQVARLKPPFTQFPGNPAMRDVEDALRFARITARELKGMGINMDMAPVLDIAPENIDSIMAQRAFGGDPQRVAAMGTTVIDHLQRRGVMAVAKHFPGIGRTVTDSHLSLPDLDADMTALTEVDLVPFVAAIANNVAGIMLSHIRYTAIDPIWPASLSPSVTTDLLRGQMGYRGVVMTDDLDMGAIKPGYDIDTAIERILLSDVDIALICHKGPDIEAAWQTIHGAIAEDAGLKDKGEQSLLRILELKKNYLSGPWMQRYGLTTV; this is translated from the coding sequence ATGGATTCCATTTCCACCGCAACCATTGCCGGCCAACGGCTGATGGTCGGCTTCGACGGAACCTTTTTTAACGATGATTTGAAATTGCTCATCGGCACCCTGGGGGTCGGCGGACTGATTCTCTTTTCCCGCAATCTGGAAGAACCGGACCAGATTCGACAGTTGTGCCAGGACTGCCAGTCCTATGCCCGGCAATGCGGCCTGCCTCCCCTGTTTATCGCCATCGACCAGGAAGGCGGGCAGGTGGCCCGGCTCAAACCGCCCTTCACGCAGTTTCCGGGCAATCCCGCCATGCGGGACGTCGAGGATGCCCTTCGTTTCGCCCGGATAACCGCCCGGGAACTGAAGGGCATGGGCATCAACATGGACATGGCGCCGGTGCTGGATATCGCCCCGGAGAACATCGACAGCATTATGGCGCAGCGGGCTTTTGGCGGCGATCCCCAGCGGGTCGCGGCCATGGGAACGACCGTGATCGACCACCTGCAGCGGCGCGGCGTCATGGCGGTGGCCAAGCATTTTCCCGGCATCGGCCGTACGGTGACCGACAGCCACCTGTCCCTGCCGGACCTGGATGCCGATATGACGGCTCTGACCGAAGTGGATCTGGTCCCTTTCGTGGCCGCCATTGCCAATAATGTGGCCGGCATCATGCTGTCCCATATCCGCTATACCGCCATCGACCCGATATGGCCGGCCAGCCTCAGTCCGTCGGTGACCACCGATCTGCTGCGCGGCCAGATGGGCTACCGGGGGGTGGTCATGACCGACGATCTGGACATGGGCGCCATCAAGCCCGGTTACGACATCGACACGGCCATCGAGCGAATCCTTTTGTCCGATGTGGACATCGCCCTGATTTGCCACAAAGGGCCGGATATCGAGGCCGCCTGGCAGACGATCCATGGGGCGATCGCCGAGGACGCCGGCTTGAAAGACAAGGGAGAGCAGTCGTTGCTAAGAATTCTGGAACTGAAAAAGAACTACCTGAGCGGACCATGGATGCAGCGATACGGGTTGACCACAGTGTAA
- a CDS encoding transporter substrate-binding domain-containing protein, with product MRNMKRIALLVLIVVFTSACATMNGGTGSNLDRIAESGVLRVGTAANMPPLNMLDKSDLPMGLDVDLASYIAGAMGVELSLVIKPFAQLLPALEAGEVDMVISGLTITPERNMKVAFAGPYHISGKALLTKFESLVTSENTDMLNSEAFAYTALEASTSADLVKTLMPKARLVTAGNYDEAVEMVLSNKVDALVADYHVCVLSLLQHPDEGLVSLITPFTYEPLGIALPAGDAQMINWMDNFINTLRESDELMKMKVKWIEDPSWLINLK from the coding sequence ATGAGAAATATGAAACGCATTGCTCTGCTGGTCTTAATTGTTGTTTTTACCTCGGCGTGTGCCACCATGAACGGCGGCACCGGATCGAATCTCGACAGGATCGCCGAAAGCGGCGTTCTGCGCGTTGGAACGGCAGCCAATATGCCGCCGTTGAATATGCTCGACAAATCCGATCTTCCCATGGGGCTGGATGTGGATCTGGCCAGCTATATCGCCGGCGCCATGGGCGTTGAACTGAGCCTGGTGATCAAACCCTTTGCACAATTGCTCCCCGCGCTGGAAGCCGGCGAAGTGGACATGGTGATCTCCGGACTGACCATTACCCCCGAACGAAACATGAAAGTCGCTTTTGCGGGCCCGTATCACATCTCCGGTAAAGCCCTGCTGACCAAGTTCGAATCCCTCGTCACCTCCGAAAACACGGACATGCTCAATTCGGAGGCCTTTGCCTACACGGCCCTGGAAGCGTCCACCAGCGCGGATCTGGTGAAAACCCTGATGCCCAAGGCCCGTCTGGTTACGGCCGGCAATTACGATGAAGCCGTGGAAATGGTGCTTTCCAACAAGGTGGACGCGCTGGTCGCCGATTACCATGTTTGCGTGCTCTCCCTGCTGCAACATCCCGACGAAGGGCTGGTTTCGCTGATCACACCCTTCACCTACGAACCGCTGGGCATCGCCCTTCCGGCGGGAGACGCCCAGATGATCAACTGGATGGACAATTTTATCAATACCTTGAGAGAGTCTGATGAGTTGATGAAAATGAAGGTCAAATGGATCGAAGACCCCTCTTGGTTGATCAATTTGAAATAA
- the istB gene encoding IS21-like element helper ATPase IstB yields MDQLIADRLQDNLKRLKLTQAAEMLETVVAKAESDKDSYLSFLDQLLEEEVAAKEKRRVQTAMKTAGLPSAKTIEEYDFTFHPKLNKKEVMALFDLDFIGKQENVIFLGPPGVGKTHLAISLAIKACHHGFKVYFTTMDTLMRKLKEPQSRHKAYLTSALVVVDEVGYLPIDTKEAYLFFQFVSYRYERSSTLITSNKSFGDWQELFGEQVIATAILDRLLHHCRVVNIKGHSYRLRGHSFSKNDFATVGSSGLADVDGKTENQ; encoded by the coding sequence ATGGATCAACTGATCGCCGACCGCCTCCAGGACAACCTCAAACGGCTCAAGCTCACCCAGGCCGCCGAGATGCTCGAAACCGTGGTCGCCAAAGCCGAGTCCGACAAGGACTCTTATCTGTCTTTTCTGGATCAGCTGCTGGAAGAGGAAGTCGCCGCCAAGGAAAAACGGCGCGTACAGACCGCCATGAAGACCGCCGGGCTGCCATCGGCCAAGACCATCGAAGAGTACGATTTTACCTTTCACCCCAAGCTGAACAAAAAGGAGGTGATGGCCCTTTTCGATCTGGATTTCATCGGCAAGCAGGAGAACGTGATTTTCCTGGGACCGCCGGGCGTTGGCAAAACCCATCTGGCCATATCGCTGGCGATCAAGGCCTGCCATCACGGGTTCAAGGTCTACTTCACCACCATGGACACCCTGATGAGGAAACTCAAAGAGCCCCAGTCCCGGCACAAGGCATATCTGACTTCGGCCCTGGTGGTAGTCGATGAAGTCGGGTACCTGCCCATCGACACGAAGGAGGCGTATCTGTTCTTTCAGTTCGTCTCTTATCGCTACGAGCGATCATCGACGCTGATCACCTCCAACAAGAGCTTCGGGGACTGGCAAGAGTTGTTCGGCGAGCAGGTCATCGCCACCGCGATCCTCGACCGGCTGCTGCATCACTGCCGGGTGGTCAACATCAAGGGGCACAGCTATCGGCTCCGCGGGCACAGTTTTTCAAAGAACGATTTCGCCACGGTCGGTTCCTCAGGGTTGGCCGACGTGGATGGGAAGACGGAGAATCAATGA
- a CDS encoding class I SAM-dependent methyltransferase, whose protein sequence is MNAEAFNTKVKRNVAHNFDQSIRLYREFEDKHGFFEALTMKMAEAIGIEEHASVLDIGCGYGVSACALHERLGCRVLGVDLSPEMIAAGRSYCQGEGIELCVGDGENLSSLVEDHSFDYALYNASIFIFPDVSRTIAESHRHLRDGGKIAFSFYPQLLGEDDADLFELAFERLGEPLPRFRVITGYAKAAAALESRCVDIGHHRWVRPLDIEFLQDFFSIPAQSASLFPGRGYEERRELSLRLFGTLGDQTKTGRIVWRMAEGAKSGAALRQ, encoded by the coding sequence GTGAACGCGGAAGCATTCAATACCAAGGTCAAGCGCAATGTGGCCCATAATTTCGATCAGAGCATTCGACTTTATCGGGAATTTGAAGACAAGCACGGCTTTTTCGAGGCACTCACCATGAAAATGGCCGAGGCCATCGGCATCGAAGAACATGCATCCGTACTGGATATCGGCTGCGGGTACGGGGTTTCCGCCTGTGCCCTGCACGAACGCCTCGGTTGCAGGGTGCTGGGCGTTGATCTGTCCCCCGAAATGATCGCTGCCGGCCGTTCGTATTGCCAGGGAGAAGGCATTGAACTGTGCGTGGGCGACGGAGAGAACCTTTCATCCCTCGTGGAAGACCACAGCTTCGATTACGCCCTTTACAATGCATCGATTTTTATCTTTCCCGACGTTTCCAGAACCATCGCCGAATCCCATCGACACCTTCGCGATGGCGGAAAGATCGCTTTTTCGTTTTACCCGCAATTGCTCGGAGAAGACGATGCAGACCTGTTCGAACTGGCCTTTGAACGGTTGGGAGAACCCTTGCCGCGGTTTCGCGTCATTACCGGCTACGCCAAGGCGGCAGCCGCTTTGGAAAGCCGGTGCGTCGACATTGGCCACCATCGCTGGGTGCGCCCGTTGGACATCGAATTCCTCCAGGATTTTTTTTCCATCCCGGCCCAATCCGCTTCGCTTTTTCCCGGCCGCGGTTATGAAGAACGGCGTGAATTGTCCCTGCGGCTTTTCGGCACCCTCGGCGATCAGACAAAGACGGGGCGTATTGTCTGGCGCATGGCCGAAGGCGCCAAATCGGGAGCGGCTTTAAGGCAGTGA
- a CDS encoding alanine--glyoxylate aminotransferase family protein: protein MAVQNLLDGIEDVLLMGPGPSCIHDKVYAALSKKTIGHLDPYFIRIMDAIKADLRTLLKTENTLTIPMSGTGSSGMEACFVNLVETGDPVLILINGVFGMRMQDLAQRLGAEVDTLEFEWGTPVLLDAVKEKIEEKPYKIVAVVHAETSTGVKNPVAEIGKLLEGSDAIYLVDAVTSFGGMEIAMDAWGIDALYSGTQKCLSCPPGLAPLSFSEKAVAALENRKTKVPNWYLDLSMIIKYWKGATRAYHHTAPINMHYGLYQALKLILEEGPDNVYRRHTENHEKLVQGLEALGLSMLVTPEARLPMLNSVKIPEGVDEAAVRSTLLKDYKIEIGAGLGPLAGKIWRIGLMGHTARPENVERLLSALKTILP from the coding sequence TTGGCAGTACAAAATCTACTCGACGGCATTGAAGACGTCCTTTTGATGGGCCCCGGCCCTTCCTGTATTCATGACAAAGTGTACGCGGCATTGAGCAAGAAGACCATCGGTCATCTCGATCCTTATTTCATCCGGATCATGGATGCCATCAAGGCTGACCTGCGGACCCTGCTCAAAACGGAAAATACCCTGACGATTCCCATGTCCGGCACCGGTTCCTCCGGAATGGAAGCCTGCTTCGTCAATCTGGTGGAAACCGGCGATCCGGTGCTCATCCTCATCAACGGGGTTTTCGGCATGCGCATGCAGGACTTGGCCCAGCGCCTGGGGGCCGAGGTGGACACCCTGGAATTCGAATGGGGAACGCCCGTTTTACTCGACGCGGTTAAAGAGAAGATCGAGGAGAAACCGTATAAGATCGTTGCCGTGGTGCACGCGGAGACGTCGACGGGGGTGAAAAACCCGGTTGCAGAGATCGGAAAGCTGCTCGAGGGATCGGATGCGATCTATCTGGTGGACGCCGTCACCAGCTTCGGCGGCATGGAGATCGCCATGGACGCCTGGGGAATCGATGCACTTTACAGCGGCACCCAGAAGTGTCTCTCCTGCCCGCCGGGCCTGGCCCCGCTCTCCTTTTCCGAAAAGGCGGTGGCCGCCCTTGAGAATCGAAAAACAAAAGTGCCCAACTGGTACCTGGATCTTTCCATGATCATCAAATACTGGAAAGGCGCCACCCGAGCCTATCATCACACGGCCCCCATCAACATGCACTACGGACTCTATCAGGCGCTGAAGCTGATCCTGGAAGAGGGGCCGGACAATGTCTACCGGCGGCACACGGAAAATCATGAGAAGTTGGTGCAAGGCCTGGAGGCGCTGGGTCTGTCCATGCTGGTGACGCCCGAAGCCCGGCTGCCCATGCTCAACTCGGTGAAGATCCCGGAAGGCGTCGATGAAGCCGCCGTGCGCAGCACCCTGCTCAAGGATTACAAGATCGAGATCGGTGCGGGTTTGGGACCCCTTGCGGGAAAGATCTGGCGGATCGGACTGATGGGGCACACAGCCAGGCCGGAGAATGTCGAGCGCCTGCTGAGCGCGCTGAAGACCATCCTGCCCTGA
- a CDS encoding DUF2059 domain-containing protein encodes MKTKIYLVILAIFIAMSLSVPSFASDQDDNREVRLKAAKRYLNVAPMSKMVNDSIREMSQRVPPDKKDEFIKLMDRTMRVDLLEKIAIESMVKIFTAKELNALADFYGSEVGKSVIGKFGIYMAEVMPAMQQEFQRALKELQEEGKLQ; translated from the coding sequence ATGAAAACAAAAATATATTTAGTTATTTTAGCAATCTTTATAGCGATGTCTTTATCCGTACCATCATTTGCAAGCGATCAAGATGATAATCGAGAAGTTCGATTAAAAGCCGCAAAACGATATTTAAATGTGGCGCCAATGAGCAAGATGGTAAATGATAGTATTCGTGAGATGTCGCAGCGTGTTCCGCCTGATAAGAAGGATGAATTTATAAAACTGATGGACAGGACAATGAGAGTAGATTTACTGGAAAAAATAGCTATTGAAAGCATGGTAAAAATCTTTACAGCCAAGGAGCTTAATGCTTTAGCTGATTTTTATGGTTCAGAAGTTGGAAAATCAGTAATAGGTAAGTTTGGTATATATATGGCAGAAGTCATGCCAGCAATGCAGCAAGAATTTCAAAGAGCTCTGAAAGAGTTACAGGAAGAAGGGAAATTACAATAA
- the istA gene encoding IS21 family transposase has translation MDIIALHQQGLSQREITKRTGRHRKTVKKYIQNGQTPGYHKAQRRESILAPYYPVINDFLEEDDYRATWIYQRLKQLGYAGGYDTVKIYVRRRKRKRKRQAYIRFETIPGLQGQMDWADFKVADFKGGSFTVYLFVLVLGFSRAMFAMFVDRCTLQSFMDAHIAAFHYLGGIPMEMLYDNMKHVVISRTGGQTVFNVEFMHFTQHYGFKPLACMPYSPWVKGKVERPVDYIRESFWRGYAFTSIEQANRDLLSWLDETANRRKHGTHRQLVDLRWRQEQSSLSPCPASDYDTSIKEYRRVYKDCYISYNASRYQVPPDVVGKKILLKVKDGIIRFYDDDRLLATHREAEEKGSWVTDANITAQILKQRQKAKKKYGRTKGKATRGLVNASLFPQVLYRPLSVYEQIGTWIN, from the coding sequence ATGGACATTATTGCATTGCATCAACAAGGCCTTTCGCAAAGGGAGATCACCAAACGAACTGGCCGCCATCGCAAGACCGTTAAAAAATATATTCAGAATGGACAAACTCCCGGTTACCACAAGGCCCAACGGCGCGAAAGCATCCTGGCTCCCTACTACCCGGTGATTAACGATTTCCTCGAAGAGGATGATTACCGTGCCACCTGGATCTATCAACGACTCAAACAGTTAGGCTATGCTGGCGGATACGATACCGTCAAAATCTATGTCCGCAGGCGCAAACGAAAACGCAAGCGCCAGGCTTACATCCGGTTCGAGACGATTCCCGGATTGCAGGGGCAGATGGACTGGGCCGACTTCAAGGTCGCGGATTTCAAGGGCGGCAGTTTTACCGTTTACCTGTTCGTCCTGGTCCTGGGATTTTCCCGGGCCATGTTTGCCATGTTCGTTGACCGCTGCACCCTGCAGTCCTTCATGGATGCCCATATTGCCGCCTTTCACTACCTGGGCGGGATTCCCATGGAAATGCTCTATGACAACATGAAGCATGTGGTGATCAGCCGCACAGGTGGGCAGACTGTTTTCAATGTCGAGTTCATGCACTTTACCCAGCACTATGGTTTCAAGCCTCTGGCCTGCATGCCCTACAGTCCCTGGGTGAAAGGCAAGGTGGAACGCCCGGTGGATTACATTCGCGAGTCGTTCTGGCGCGGTTATGCCTTTACCAGCATCGAGCAGGCGAACCGGGATCTTCTCAGCTGGCTTGACGAAACAGCCAATCGCAGGAAGCATGGAACCCACCGGCAGCTGGTGGACCTGCGCTGGCGGCAGGAACAATCCAGCTTAAGTCCATGCCCTGCCAGCGACTACGATACGTCCATAAAAGAGTATCGCAGGGTCTACAAGGACTGCTATATTTCCTATAACGCCAGCCGGTATCAGGTGCCGCCGGATGTGGTCGGCAAAAAGATCCTGCTGAAGGTCAAGGACGGTATCATCCGATTCTACGATGACGACCGGCTGCTGGCCACGCATAGGGAAGCCGAGGAAAAGGGCAGCTGGGTTACCGATGCGAATATCACCGCCCAGATCCTGAAGCAGCGGCAGAAAGCGAAAAAGAAATACGGTCGCACCAAAGGCAAGGCCACCCGGGGACTGGTGAATGCTAGTTTGTTCCCACAGGTGCTTTACCGTCCGCTGTCCGTGTATGAGCAGATCGGCACATGGATCAACTGA
- a CDS encoding IS481 family transposase — translation MTRKKKRRSAGGKKGTRVWAYPAEFRLKVVRLFLEEEYSASLLAEQFGISTHSVSRWVNAYRRGGLQGLEPKPRPGGNTRVPPEVRERMVAVKTANPEYGPRRIADVLKRFFLIPTSPSTVHKTLSEKGLVNKAKRKPKKNPPKPRFFERSRPNQLWQSDIMTFRLAGRNAYLIGFMDDYSRYIVSLGLYRSQTAEHVLETYRRGVAEYGVPKEMLTDNGRQYTNWRGKTRFEREMKKDRVKHIRSRPHHPMTLGKIERFWKSILGEFLQRAQFDSFEQAVERTAFWVKYYNHKRPHQGIGGLCPADRFFEIAHDLKKTLAKGVEENVLELALRGRPVDPFYMVGRMGGQSVVIRAEKGKVKMLVDEAGQEKELVYDARKDIDHEDKPTNPQSIRSTAENHGRVVDLERAPHERPGVSGNGHQPDAVGSVAESGDRGHAQGAGPEKERSAAADQPAVVSVDRKEIERTRQAGKTPPIDPEGSVGRIGEDAYGQTTIDPSDGAAASRDDHEGPLRHADCPPGRRTCRRECDNVPKMGTKSVPPMNSTAW, via the coding sequence ATGACAAGGAAAAAGAAAAGACGGTCAGCCGGGGGGAAGAAAGGTACCCGGGTATGGGCCTACCCAGCCGAGTTTCGGTTAAAGGTCGTAAGGCTGTTTTTGGAAGAAGAGTACAGCGCGTCGTTGCTTGCCGAACAGTTCGGTATCAGCACGCATTCGGTTAGCCGCTGGGTGAACGCTTACCGACGCGGTGGGTTGCAGGGGTTGGAACCCAAGCCTCGCCCCGGGGGAAATACCAGGGTGCCCCCCGAAGTCCGGGAGCGAATGGTGGCGGTGAAAACAGCGAACCCGGAATACGGCCCGCGACGGATTGCCGATGTCCTCAAGCGATTTTTCCTGATTCCTACAAGCCCATCGACTGTACACAAAACGTTATCGGAGAAGGGGCTGGTAAACAAGGCCAAGCGTAAGCCGAAGAAGAATCCACCCAAGCCCCGATTCTTCGAACGTTCTCGTCCCAACCAGCTGTGGCAGAGCGATATCATGACCTTCCGGCTGGCCGGTCGCAACGCCTACCTGATCGGCTTCATGGACGACTACAGCCGGTATATCGTTTCCCTGGGCCTGTACCGCAGCCAGACGGCGGAACACGTGCTGGAGACCTACCGTCGCGGTGTTGCCGAGTACGGCGTTCCCAAAGAGATGCTCACCGACAACGGCCGGCAATACACGAACTGGCGAGGCAAGACGCGCTTCGAACGGGAGATGAAAAAAGACCGCGTCAAGCACATCCGTTCCCGTCCCCACCATCCCATGACGCTGGGCAAGATCGAGCGCTTCTGGAAATCGATCCTGGGCGAGTTCCTCCAGCGGGCTCAGTTCGACAGCTTTGAGCAAGCCGTGGAGCGCACCGCTTTTTGGGTCAAATACTACAATCATAAACGGCCGCACCAGGGCATCGGCGGTCTGTGTCCGGCCGACCGATTCTTCGAGATCGCCCATGATCTGAAAAAGACGCTGGCAAAGGGCGTCGAAGAAAACGTACTGGAACTGGCGTTGCGAGGCCGTCCGGTAGATCCTTTTTATATGGTAGGCCGCATGGGCGGCCAGAGCGTGGTCATCCGGGCGGAGAAGGGCAAAGTCAAGATGCTGGTGGACGAGGCCGGCCAGGAAAAAGAACTTGTGTACGACGCAAGAAAGGATATAGATCATGAAGACAAACCAACGAACCCGCAGAGTATTCGATCCACAGCAGAAAATCACGGCCGTGTTGTCGATCTGGAGCGAGCGCCGCACGAGCGCCCAGGTGTGTCAGGAAATGGACATCAGCCCGACGCTGTTGGGTCAGTGGCAGAATCTGGCGATCGAGGGCATGCTCAAGGCGCTGGACCCGAAAAAGAAAGATCCGCTGCCGCCGATCAACCAGCGGTTGTCTCGGTTGATCGAAAAGAAATTGAGCGAACCCGGCAAGCTGGAAAAACGCCTCCGATCGATCCAGAAGGCAGCGTCGGCCGAATAGGCGAGGATGCCTATGGACAAACAACTATCGACCCGTCAGACGGCGCGGCTGCGAGCCGAGATGATCATGAAGGTCCGCTGCGGCATGCTGACTGCCCGCCAGGCCGCCGAACGTGTCGCCGGGAATGCGATAATGTACCAAAAATGGGAACGAAAAGTGTACCACCCATGAATAGCACCGCATGGTAG
- a CDS encoding potassium channel family protein — translation MKLHRLARNNVILLLCLLALLLLFPLFRTSKPLARDLLRTAIFFCGIFSLDFSPRSLKVLLPLGTITAAAVWIEHFLHHPATELIEAITTFLFLVAIVVLMVRHIARSREVTPTIILSSINGYLLLGFLGGALLAIADSVDQFVVKGTASGIAFPGHAAPDFFDYLYFSFVTLTTLGYGDVTPLSHLSRSTAILIAVTGQLYMTILIAMLVGKFLVRSEEK, via the coding sequence ATGAAACTGCACCGACTCGCCCGCAATAACGTGATCCTGTTGCTCTGCCTGCTGGCGCTACTGCTCCTGTTTCCACTTTTCAGGACAAGCAAGCCTCTGGCACGCGATCTGTTGCGCACTGCGATCTTCTTCTGCGGTATTTTCTCGCTTGATTTCTCTCCCCGGTCTCTCAAAGTGCTGCTGCCTCTGGGAACGATTACCGCTGCCGCCGTATGGATCGAACATTTTCTGCACCACCCGGCCACCGAACTGATCGAGGCCATCACGACCTTCCTCTTTCTGGTGGCCATTGTCGTGCTGATGGTCCGGCACATTGCTCGAAGCCGCGAAGTGACCCCCACCATCATTTTAAGTTCCATCAACGGCTATCTGCTGCTCGGTTTTTTGGGCGGAGCGCTGCTGGCCATTGCCGACTCGGTTGACCAGTTTGTGGTCAAGGGCACAGCATCCGGCATCGCGTTTCCGGGCCACGCCGCCCCGGATTTTTTCGACTACCTCTATTTCAGCTTCGTCACCCTGACGACCCTGGGTTATGGGGACGTCACCCCACTGTCCCACCTGTCCCGATCCACAGCCATTCTCATCGCCGTTACCGGCCAACTTTACATGACCATCCTTATCGCCATGCTGGTGGGAAAATTTTTGGTCCGATCCGAGGAAAAATAG
- a CDS encoding cell envelope biogenesis protein OmpA — translation MKAATMILAGILLPVYVLPASAFETVKRPILYPNAHFTAVGRDAALTDIEDCWRMARETGASETGEEQLSEEAASDAASVAAAGAAAAAVLGRDPHRAAVAGAAAGGAASLAAGGVSQSDPPPVFRGIVERCLFEKGYEVAGWE, via the coding sequence ATGAAAGCAGCCACCATGATCCTTGCCGGAATACTTCTGCCGGTGTATGTGTTGCCGGCATCGGCTTTCGAAACCGTGAAGCGGCCGATTCTCTATCCCAATGCCCATTTCACAGCCGTGGGCCGCGATGCCGCGCTGACGGATATCGAGGATTGCTGGAGAATGGCCAGGGAAACCGGCGCCAGTGAAACCGGCGAAGAGCAACTGTCCGAAGAGGCGGCCAGCGATGCCGCATCAGTGGCGGCCGCCGGGGCAGCCGCCGCAGCCGTACTGGGCAGGGACCCCCACCGGGCCGCCGTGGCCGGTGCTGCCGCAGGCGGGGCCGCTTCCCTTGCCGCCGGGGGTGTGTCGCAGAGCGATCCACCGCCGGTCTTCAGGGGAATCGTGGAACGCTGCCTTTTCGAAAAGGGCTATGAAGTGGCCGGTTGGGAGTAG